From a single Seriola aureovittata isolate HTS-2021-v1 ecotype China chromosome 18, ASM2101889v1, whole genome shotgun sequence genomic region:
- the epb41l4a gene encoding band 4.1-like protein 4 isoform X2: MACFRGNQEEFYGEVLLLDERKITLTDEKGIKKSSKATAILQQVFSHLNMVEVKFFGLRFCDNKQRTHWLDPSKTLSQHRDLIGPPYIFYFGVKFYTEDPLKLKEETRWQFYLQVCQDVRRGRLPCPPHLRPRLFALMLQAERGDHEGAAMSDSEENQQVQNIYKFLSGVSQPQAQSLFLSLCSSLQMYGVSLFNAYGENQSEYFLGPTPVGVVIYKNKVLVGKYFWQRITKLHFKDETFELRVVGKNGSETSLFFQTSDRSDCKRLWRCCVDHHVFFRVSELNPLTCKVKHNSIARSPTLAFPWLKSKSVNNKRTDLSLRPKQNVSSLPANHTAEGVSSEPELTQTAPPAAQRSKGTANEDQVKPSAPWENRGPVSSSGLFNSKFPLNTKEEKRDGGRPQRQSRSLDGDRAIRKQRRSRSRGNTSSGSESEKTASYSEGWRRTKKHGHHGDQKTDSNSRCRARLRSSDDLIWQHIQKQLVEPDGLIDRQMEEIPYMEVRVSGEPIRVHRFPRGRRHHRCVSTSDLQTGTSHGTPPDQT, translated from the exons ATGGCCTGTTTCCGTGGCAACCAGGAGGAATTTTACGGAGAAGTCCTCCTATTGGATGAGAGGAAGATCACACTAACGGATGAGAAAGGCATCAAG aaatCATCGAAGGCGACGGCCATTTTGCAGCAGGTATTTTCTCACCTGAACATGGTCGAAGTCAAATTCTTTGGTCTGAGATTCTGTGACAACAAACAGCGGACG CACTGGTTGGATCCTTCAAAGACTCTTTCACAACATCGAGACCTCA TTGGGCCACCGtacattttctattttggtGTCAAATTTTACACTGAAGATCCATTGAAGCTGAAAGAGGAAACACG GTGGCAGTTTTACCTGCAGGTTTGTCAGGACGTCCGTCGAGGTCGCCTGCCGTGCCCCCCCCACCTCAGACCTCGGCTCTTTGCTCTGATGCTGCAGg CGGAGCGAGGCGACCACGAAGGGGCGGCGATGTCAGACTCAGAGGAAAACCAGCAAGTACAAAACATCTACAAATTCCTCAG TGGTGTCTCTCAGCCACAGGCTCAgagtctcttcctgtctctctgcagctcactGCAGATGTATGGAGTCTCTCTGTTCAATGCCTAT GGGGAGAACCAGTCTGAGTACTTCCTGGGTCCAACTCCAGTGGGTGTGGTCATCTACAAGAACAAAGTGCTAGTGGGAAAATATTTCTG GCAGAGAATCACCAAACTTCACTTTAAAGATGAAACGTTTGAGCTCAGAGTTGTTGGAAAAAAC ggTTCAGAGACATCATTATTCTTTCAGACATCAGATCGATCTGACTGTAAACGTCTGTGGAGATGTTGTGTTGACCATCATGTCTTCttcag GGTATCAGAGTTGAATCCTTTAACATGCAAAGTGAAACACAACAG TATTGCTCGTTCACCCACTCTGGCTTTTCCTTGGCTGAAAAGCAAAAGTGTCAACAATAAAAGAACAGATCTCTCtctgagaccaaaacaaaatg tctcctctctcccagcCAATCACACAGCAGAGGGTGTGAGCAGTGAACCAGAGCTGACACAGACAGCGCCGCCTGCTGCTCAAAG GTCAAAGGGGACGGCAAATGAAGACCAAGTGAAGCCCAGTGCTCCATGGGAAAACAGAGGCCCTGTGag TTCCAGTGGCCTGTTCAATTCAAAGTTTCCTCTAAacaccaaagaagaaaaacGAGATGGAGGAAGACCACagag gcaGAGCAGAAGTCTGGATGGTGATCGAGcaatcagaaaacagagaag GTCTCGTTCCCGTGGCAACACAAGCAGTGGCAGTGAATCAGAGAAGACAGCAAGTTACAGTGAGGGATGGAGAAGGACAAAGAAACA tgGTCACCATGGTGACCAGAAAACTGACTCTAACTCCCGGTGCCGTGCGAGATT ACGGAGTTCTGATGACCTTATATGGCAACACAtcca gaagcAGCTGGTGGAGCCTGATGGTTTGattgacagacagatggaggaaatACCTTATATGGAAGTGAG AGTTTCAGGGGAGCCAATCAGAGTGCATCGTTTTCCAAGGGGGCGACGACATCATCGGTGTGTGTCGACTTCAGACCTCCA gactGGAACCTCACATGGTACACCTCCAGACCAGACCTGA
- the epb41l4a gene encoding band 4.1-like protein 4 isoform X1 — protein MACFRGNQEEFYGEVLLLDERKITLTDEKGIKKSSKATAILQQVFSHLNMVEVKFFGLRFCDNKQRTHWLDPSKTLSQHRDLIGPPYIFYFGVKFYTEDPLKLKEETRWQFYLQVCQDVRRGRLPCPPHLRPRLFALMLQAERGDHEGAAMSDSEENQQVQNIYKFLSGVSQPQAQSLFLSLCSSLQMYGVSLFNAYGENQSEYFLGPTPVGVVIYKNKVLVGKYFWQRITKLHFKDETFELRVVGKNGSETSLFFQTSDRSDCKRLWRCCVDHHVFFRVSELNPLTCKVKHNSIARSPTLAFPWLKSKSVNNKRTDLSLRPKQNVSSLPANHTAEGVSSEPELTQTAPPAAQRSKGTANEDQVKPSAPWENRGPVSSSGLFNSKFPLNTKEEKRDGGRPQRQSRSLDGDRAIRKQRRSRSRGNTSSGSESEKTASYSEGWRRTKKHGHHGDQKTDSNSRCRARLRSSDDLIWQHIQKQLVEPDGLIDRQMEEIPYMEVRVSGEPIRVHRFPRGRRHHRCVSTSDLHSKTELLPPLHVTKATDTSYQSSIRH, from the exons ATGGCCTGTTTCCGTGGCAACCAGGAGGAATTTTACGGAGAAGTCCTCCTATTGGATGAGAGGAAGATCACACTAACGGATGAGAAAGGCATCAAG aaatCATCGAAGGCGACGGCCATTTTGCAGCAGGTATTTTCTCACCTGAACATGGTCGAAGTCAAATTCTTTGGTCTGAGATTCTGTGACAACAAACAGCGGACG CACTGGTTGGATCCTTCAAAGACTCTTTCACAACATCGAGACCTCA TTGGGCCACCGtacattttctattttggtGTCAAATTTTACACTGAAGATCCATTGAAGCTGAAAGAGGAAACACG GTGGCAGTTTTACCTGCAGGTTTGTCAGGACGTCCGTCGAGGTCGCCTGCCGTGCCCCCCCCACCTCAGACCTCGGCTCTTTGCTCTGATGCTGCAGg CGGAGCGAGGCGACCACGAAGGGGCGGCGATGTCAGACTCAGAGGAAAACCAGCAAGTACAAAACATCTACAAATTCCTCAG TGGTGTCTCTCAGCCACAGGCTCAgagtctcttcctgtctctctgcagctcactGCAGATGTATGGAGTCTCTCTGTTCAATGCCTAT GGGGAGAACCAGTCTGAGTACTTCCTGGGTCCAACTCCAGTGGGTGTGGTCATCTACAAGAACAAAGTGCTAGTGGGAAAATATTTCTG GCAGAGAATCACCAAACTTCACTTTAAAGATGAAACGTTTGAGCTCAGAGTTGTTGGAAAAAAC ggTTCAGAGACATCATTATTCTTTCAGACATCAGATCGATCTGACTGTAAACGTCTGTGGAGATGTTGTGTTGACCATCATGTCTTCttcag GGTATCAGAGTTGAATCCTTTAACATGCAAAGTGAAACACAACAG TATTGCTCGTTCACCCACTCTGGCTTTTCCTTGGCTGAAAAGCAAAAGTGTCAACAATAAAAGAACAGATCTCTCtctgagaccaaaacaaaatg tctcctctctcccagcCAATCACACAGCAGAGGGTGTGAGCAGTGAACCAGAGCTGACACAGACAGCGCCGCCTGCTGCTCAAAG GTCAAAGGGGACGGCAAATGAAGACCAAGTGAAGCCCAGTGCTCCATGGGAAAACAGAGGCCCTGTGag TTCCAGTGGCCTGTTCAATTCAAAGTTTCCTCTAAacaccaaagaagaaaaacGAGATGGAGGAAGACCACagag gcaGAGCAGAAGTCTGGATGGTGATCGAGcaatcagaaaacagagaag GTCTCGTTCCCGTGGCAACACAAGCAGTGGCAGTGAATCAGAGAAGACAGCAAGTTACAGTGAGGGATGGAGAAGGACAAAGAAACA tgGTCACCATGGTGACCAGAAAACTGACTCTAACTCCCGGTGCCGTGCGAGATT ACGGAGTTCTGATGACCTTATATGGCAACACAtcca gaagcAGCTGGTGGAGCCTGATGGTTTGattgacagacagatggaggaaatACCTTATATGGAAGTGAG AGTTTCAGGGGAGCCAATCAGAGTGCATCGTTTTCCAAGGGGGCGACGACATCATCGGTGTGTGTCGACTTCAGACCTCCA TTCAAAGACGGAGCTACTTCCTCCTCTACATGTTACCAAGGCAACTGACACTTCCTATCAATCATCTATAAGacactga